A genome region from Archaeoglobus fulgidus DSM 4304 includes the following:
- a CDS encoding V-type ATP synthase subunit D, with the protein MAEVQPTRMELIKLRRRIKMATRGHALLKMKRDGLIMEFRQLLEEAKEVIGGMVQKYEKAQSKLALAIAVDGIVAVRSIALSCCQIPPEFSMKRKNIMGVVVPVIKREPIRKKPTERGYGILSTSTRVDEAVEAYEELVDAVLEVAEIETTLRKLIEEIERTKRRVNALEYRVIPTMEELAKFISFKLEEMDRENIIRLKKLKMKKAKS; encoded by the coding sequence ATGGCAGAGGTCCAACCGACACGAATGGAGCTCATAAAGCTCAGAAGAAGGATAAAGATGGCCACCCGTGGCCATGCACTGCTTAAGATGAAGAGAGATGGCCTCATCATGGAGTTCAGGCAGCTTCTGGAGGAGGCAAAGGAAGTCATTGGTGGGATGGTTCAGAAGTACGAGAAAGCTCAGAGCAAGCTTGCGTTAGCGATAGCAGTTGACGGTATCGTAGCTGTCAGGTCAATCGCCCTCTCCTGCTGCCAGATTCCGCCAGAGTTCAGCATGAAGAGGAAGAACATAATGGGAGTCGTTGTGCCAGTCATCAAGAGAGAGCCAATAAGAAAGAAGCCCACGGAGAGGGGATACGGAATCCTGAGCACATCCACGAGAGTCGATGAAGCGGTCGAGGCTTACGAGGAGCTTGTTGATGCTGTACTTGAGGTTGCGGAGATTGAAACAACCCTCAGAAAGCTCATTGAGGAAATTGAGAGGACGAAGAGAAGAGTTAACGCTCTCGAATACCGCGTTATTCCAACGATGGAGGAGCTTGCAAAGTTCATCTCGTTCAAGCTGGAGGAGATGGACAGAGAGAACATTATAAGGTTGAAGAAGCTCAAGATGAAGAAGGCAAAGTCTTAA
- a CDS encoding biotin transporter BioY, which yields MVNDIKKTALAVVTALITAVSAQLSFKIGPVPYTMQNFGVMLSGFLLGPYYGLLSMAIYLALIAFSLPIAAGGGGLGVLIGPTAGFLYGFLISSFLAGVFRRAIWREGSRREVLMLWLSTLVASMPIYLLGFFVFYNFAMIDEKLLIRSESAVRAFNLSFSSPTMVIFAATVLIFLPQDFFVDHLLAVLVFRYVHRMLNERGVEVD from the coding sequence ATGGTTAACGATATAAAGAAAACCGCTCTGGCAGTGGTTACAGCCTTAATAACCGCGGTATCTGCGCAGCTAAGCTTTAAAATAGGACCTGTGCCTTATACGATGCAAAACTTCGGCGTGATGCTATCAGGGTTTCTTCTCGGGCCCTACTACGGCCTCCTGTCGATGGCAATCTACCTAGCCCTCATAGCCTTTTCCCTGCCGATAGCTGCAGGTGGAGGCGGTTTGGGAGTTTTAATTGGTCCAACCGCTGGTTTTCTTTACGGATTTCTGATCTCATCCTTCCTGGCGGGTGTTTTCAGGAGAGCAATTTGGAGGGAGGGGAGCAGAAGAGAGGTGTTAATGCTCTGGCTTTCAACGCTTGTGGCATCTATGCCCATCTACCTGCTTGGCTTCTTTGTTTTCTACAACTTCGCAATGATTGATGAAAAGCTGCTCATCCGATCCGAGAGCGCCGTCAGAGCCTTTAACCTCTCCTTCTCCTCTCCCACCATGGTTATCTTCGCCGCAACCGTTCTGATTTTCCTCCCCCAGGACTTTTTCGTTGACCACCTCTTGGCCGTACTGGTTTTCAGGTACGTCCACAGAATGCTGAATGAGAGGGGTGTGGAGGTTGATTGA
- a CDS encoding ATP-binding cassette domain-containing protein, which yields MWRLIELRVDKYTYPNGRVGLSDFYATFEGCDFIIGPTGSGKSTVLKMVNGLIPNFLGGTLEGKVRVFGEKPNPRIAFFVKQNPEEMITSTQVIDELVFPLIQQGFGWGEAKREAEEVCEELGIGGLLERKTYELSTGELQLVQIAAALASKARILVFDEPFANLSRKNVLKVIKILRDYPHLVSEHRLEFSSFFEKTINLGLECEDFEIPEVEPGEAVYDGLIELREGELIALVGDNGAGKTMMLKKIATEMRKLGLDFSIVLQNPSYHLVEDSVGKEVDLETAKEFGIESLLSRHPQSLSMGQMKRVAIAKAFKSKILLLDEPTAGQDCNFRRRLLYLLRKHRKSAIIATHDPYVAEHCDRKVEL from the coding sequence GTGTGGAGGTTGATTGAACTCAGGGTGGATAAGTACACATACCCTAACGGAAGGGTTGGCTTGAGCGATTTTTACGCAACCTTCGAGGGCTGCGATTTCATCATCGGCCCAACGGGTTCGGGAAAGAGCACCGTACTCAAAATGGTTAACGGACTGATTCCGAACTTCCTTGGCGGAACTCTTGAAGGGAAGGTGAGGGTTTTTGGAGAGAAGCCCAATCCCAGAATTGCGTTCTTTGTGAAGCAGAACCCTGAGGAGATGATTACCTCTACGCAGGTTATCGATGAGCTTGTCTTTCCTTTGATTCAGCAGGGGTTTGGTTGGGGGGAGGCGAAAAGGGAAGCGGAGGAGGTTTGTGAGGAGCTCGGAATCGGTGGGCTGCTGGAGAGAAAAACGTATGAGCTCTCTACCGGTGAGCTTCAGTTAGTTCAAATTGCCGCAGCACTTGCCTCAAAAGCCAGAATACTCGTTTTTGATGAGCCTTTTGCAAATCTAAGCCGTAAAAATGTTCTGAAAGTTATCAAAATACTCAGGGACTACCCGCACTTAGTTTCGGAGCACAGGCTTGAGTTCTCAAGCTTCTTCGAAAAGACCATCAACCTCGGCCTTGAGTGTGAGGATTTCGAAATTCCAGAGGTTGAGCCAGGTGAAGCTGTTTACGATGGGCTGATTGAGCTCAGAGAGGGGGAGCTTATAGCTTTGGTTGGAGACAACGGAGCTGGAAAGACGATGATGTTGAAGAAAATAGCCACTGAGATGAGAAAGCTCGGGCTGGACTTCTCAATCGTCCTCCAGAACCCATCATACCACCTTGTGGAGGACAGCGTTGGAAAGGAGGTTGATTTGGAAACAGCCAAAGAGTTCGGTATTGAGAGCTTGCTCAGCAGGCACCCGCAGTCCCTCAGCATGGGACAGATGAAGAGGGTTGCAATTGCGAAGGCGTTTAAGTCGAAAATATTGCTTCTCGACGAGCCCACTGCAGGGCAGGACTGCAACTTTCGGAGGAGACTGCTTTACCTGCTCAGAAAGCACAGAAAGTCGGCGATTATAGCTACCCATGACCCTTATGTGGCTGAACACTGCGACAGAAAAGTGGAGCTATGA
- a CDS encoding RAD55 family ATPase gives MQILKTSDVPTGIVLLDRRLDGGLPAGSFVCVYANPLAMPEAFLYQFATVLKTYYFTTSRPAKFVKQDMEKLRLDTSFVTFVDVYEQYYLNEYGQFIVEDRYRDKEIFDYVDDRLSRIAEEESGEYNVIIDSLSFFLNLNTDWGLKDWLINKLYTLAKEKGVVVYCHLIKNLHPVDVVNKVLDISDVVFDIEVERVGERLVSKFAVPKLRGKRPVTEYFRFYVEEGIQVDTSRDIA, from the coding sequence GTGCAGATACTTAAAACTTCAGACGTGCCAACAGGCATCGTTTTGCTTGACAGAAGGTTAGATGGGGGTCTGCCGGCGGGCAGCTTTGTTTGTGTTTACGCCAACCCGCTCGCGATGCCTGAGGCGTTCCTTTACCAGTTTGCCACCGTTTTGAAGACTTACTACTTCACCACCAGCCGCCCGGCAAAGTTCGTCAAGCAGGATATGGAAAAGCTCCGTCTCGACACGAGTTTCGTTACTTTCGTTGATGTTTACGAGCAGTACTACCTCAACGAGTACGGCCAGTTCATCGTTGAAGACAGATACAGGGACAAGGAAATTTTCGACTACGTTGACGACAGGCTTTCAAGAATTGCAGAAGAGGAGAGCGGTGAGTACAACGTGATCATCGACTCCCTCTCCTTCTTCCTGAACCTCAACACTGACTGGGGGCTCAAAGACTGGTTGATAAACAAGCTTTATACCCTTGCAAAGGAGAAGGGTGTTGTGGTTTACTGTCACCTTATCAAAAACCTTCATCCGGTGGATGTGGTCAACAAAGTTCTGGACATCTCTGACGTGGTGTTTGACATCGAAGTGGAGAGGGTTGGAGAGAGATTGGTCAGCAAGTTTGCGGTGCCCAAACTGAGAGGAAAGAGACCCGTTACCGAGTACTTCAGATTCTACGTTGAAGAGGGCATCCAGGTTGACACCTCAAGAGATATTGCATAA
- a CDS encoding SCP2 sterol-binding domain-containing protein, whose protein sequence is MAVVFPSKEWMEELYKKVNADEEYRRVAANWEGDYLCVVELDEEALRDFQNPKVLRGFLGMLDSIPKEKRERFRGTPSEKLLEALGLSLDSDLSDANVEEIAKKIAENPDKILEAAKGASLNIWMDFWHGDFRNIEVAAPGEHEDAKFKLIGPYAVFKQLVMGKADAITLVVSGKLKLQGDMGYMMRNMATVKKFTDLMASIPIET, encoded by the coding sequence ATGGCAGTTGTGTTTCCGTCGAAGGAGTGGATGGAGGAGCTTTATAAAAAAGTAAACGCCGATGAAGAGTACAGAAGGGTTGCTGCGAACTGGGAGGGGGACTACCTTTGCGTTGTTGAGCTGGACGAGGAGGCTTTGAGGGACTTCCAGAATCCGAAGGTGCTGAGAGGCTTTTTAGGCATGCTTGACAGCATTCCAAAGGAGAAGAGGGAAAGGTTCAGGGGAACACCGAGCGAGAAGTTGCTCGAAGCTCTTGGACTGTCCCTTGATTCTGATCTGAGCGATGCAAACGTTGAGGAGATCGCGAAGAAGATTGCCGAAAATCCGGACAAGATACTGGAGGCTGCGAAGGGTGCATCGCTCAACATCTGGATGGACTTCTGGCACGGCGACTTCAGAAACATTGAGGTTGCTGCGCCGGGAGAGCACGAGGATGCGAAGTTCAAGCTCATAGGTCCTTATGCTGTGTTCAAGCAGCTCGTTATGGGCAAGGCTGACGCTATCACTCTTGTTGTGAGCGGCAAGTTGAAATTGCAGGGAGATATGGGCTACATGATGCGAAACATGGCAACAGTCAAGAAGTTTACTGACCTGATGGCATCCATCCCCATCGAGACTTAA
- a CDS encoding acyl-CoA dehydrogenase family protein — protein MPKYLDLDELSEEDRMLKEEVHRFAEEVIRPASIELDRMPPEERVKPGSPYFKVWKQIKKLGYHRMYLPENKGGPGLTPLQRYILFEEIAWGSLGFATALGVDMIPFVSAAFFGTPEIYEDLVVPWIEDSEGKFHGCWGVTEPEHGSDYLITLREEPELVAKFGKGNVVAEKDGDEWVISGQKSAWVSSAPVATHCGLHAQLKGSRSIAEGLFCIVPLDADGVKKGRPADMLGMRDDPQGELFFDGVRIPEHYVVVAPGFFYGVFFDQLLCLTSCGMGAFAVGLARACFEEALHYARQRVQGGVPIVKHKNVKLKLYEMFEKVETARYYVRKATEYTHKKIIEQQTADASPRHARAAQIYAKKIAYEVAHDALQIFGAYGLIKEFVIEKFFRDARCMLIEDGTVEVLSLEAAEDVIDNYEKEFYDVNHVMRVLG, from the coding sequence ATGCCAAAGTACCTCGACCTCGATGAGCTCAGCGAAGAAGACAGGATGCTCAAGGAGGAGGTCCACAGGTTTGCTGAGGAGGTAATAAGGCCCGCATCGATTGAGCTGGACAGAATGCCTCCCGAAGAGAGAGTTAAGCCGGGTTCGCCCTACTTCAAGGTCTGGAAGCAGATTAAAAAGCTCGGCTACCACCGCATGTACCTGCCCGAGAACAAAGGCGGTCCGGGCTTGACACCCTTGCAGCGCTACATTCTCTTCGAGGAGATTGCGTGGGGAAGTCTTGGCTTCGCCACCGCTTTGGGAGTGGACATGATTCCCTTCGTTTCGGCAGCGTTTTTCGGGACTCCTGAGATTTACGAGGACCTTGTCGTTCCTTGGATTGAGGACAGCGAGGGAAAATTCCACGGATGCTGGGGTGTAACAGAGCCGGAGCACGGAAGCGATTACCTGATTACGCTCAGAGAGGAGCCGGAACTCGTTGCGAAGTTCGGTAAGGGAAACGTTGTAGCTGAGAAGGACGGGGATGAGTGGGTTATAAGCGGGCAGAAGTCCGCCTGGGTTTCCTCCGCTCCGGTTGCAACTCACTGCGGATTGCATGCACAGCTTAAAGGGTCAAGAAGTATCGCTGAGGGGCTTTTCTGCATAGTTCCCCTCGATGCGGATGGTGTGAAGAAGGGAAGGCCAGCGGACATGCTCGGAATGAGAGATGACCCGCAGGGAGAGCTTTTCTTCGACGGCGTAAGGATTCCGGAGCACTACGTTGTTGTGGCTCCAGGCTTTTTCTACGGCGTATTCTTTGATCAGCTTCTCTGCCTGACAAGCTGCGGGATGGGAGCTTTTGCTGTTGGCCTCGCGAGGGCCTGCTTCGAGGAGGCCTTGCACTACGCGAGGCAGAGAGTTCAGGGAGGAGTACCCATCGTGAAGCACAAGAACGTAAAGCTGAAGCTCTACGAGATGTTCGAGAAGGTGGAGACGGCACGCTACTACGTTCGGAAGGCTACGGAGTACACTCACAAAAAGATAATAGAGCAGCAGACCGCCGACGCCTCGCCGAGGCATGCGAGAGCGGCGCAGATTTACGCGAAAAAGATAGCCTACGAGGTTGCTCACGATGCCCTTCAGATTTTCGGTGCTTACGGACTGATCAAGGAGTTCGTAATTGAGAAGTTCTTCAGGGATGCCAGGTGCATGCTTATTGAGGACGGAACGGTTGAGGTTCTCAGCCTTGAGGCGGCTGAGGATGTTATAGACAACTACGAAAAGGAGTTTTACGATGTGAACCATGTTATGAGGGTTTTGGGTTGA
- a CDS encoding acetoacetate decarboxylase family protein, producing MLKGIPHDSPLYEVDEDRGIEYRNCDAIVGFFTIKGDVSDLLPEGLKAYSKPAQGGIWISHYSFSTVGEYHEYLTVIQVEDEQGDMGYYIPYIYVTNDSALAAGRELAGAPKKLANIGLVKELDVVMGYLERPTGKRLVTFVMKPNTRALGGMIDFVLPKPTYLYSVRHLPPIKGKGGVTQLVKWYADIDFHVDPKGERAIFMGPGNITYDSPSVIDPVHKVEIDTLMTALYFQFDMKLGFVDILREY from the coding sequence ATGCTGAAGGGAATTCCGCATGACTCACCTCTTTACGAGGTGGATGAGGATAGGGGGATAGAGTACAGAAATTGCGACGCTATTGTAGGGTTTTTCACCATTAAAGGGGACGTGAGTGACCTTCTGCCGGAAGGACTGAAGGCGTACAGCAAGCCCGCTCAGGGGGGAATATGGATTTCCCACTACTCGTTCAGCACGGTTGGGGAGTACCACGAGTACCTGACCGTGATACAGGTAGAAGACGAGCAGGGAGACATGGGGTACTACATCCCATACATATACGTGACCAACGACTCTGCCCTCGCAGCGGGAAGGGAGCTTGCGGGTGCTCCCAAAAAGCTGGCCAATATAGGGCTCGTAAAGGAGCTCGACGTTGTTATGGGTTACCTTGAGAGGCCAACGGGAAAAAGGCTCGTTACCTTCGTAATGAAGCCCAACACGAGAGCTCTAGGTGGTATGATCGATTTCGTGCTTCCAAAACCAACTTATCTCTACTCCGTCCGCCACCTGCCGCCAATAAAGGGTAAAGGTGGTGTTACGCAGCTAGTCAAGTGGTATGCGGACATAGACTTCCACGTTGACCCCAAAGGAGAAAGGGCAATCTTCATGGGGCCGGGCAACATAACCTACGACTCTCCATCGGTCATCGACCCGGTGCACAAGGTGGAGATAGACACGCTCATGACCGCACTCTACTTCCAGTTCGACATGAAGCTCGGCTTTGTTGATATTCTGAGAGAGTACTGA
- a CDS encoding 3-hydroxyacyl-CoA dehydrogenase family protein → MEAVIAVIGAGTMGAAIALLFANAGFEVTLVDKSRGALRRAEDRHRGESLEELEEAGLRKQDNPASLITYTTELRVYECDFIVEAIVERLRDKIELFRKIEEINSPAVLATNTSSFMPSEIARHLANPERLTLFHFSNPPILMPLVEVGGEIVSDETVERAVEMAKSIGKEPVVLRKECRGHVLNRMLAAAGVAVGYCLLYSRPEEIDAALRNLGMRYGFFETIDLIGLDVAKDVLESFREYYGDKYRGIRAMDFFMEKMVEWGKLGKKSGEGFYKWDGRRASIPESQSCGCNTTRCRNCQRGVQNRGGRDC, encoded by the coding sequence GTGGAGGCTGTGATAGCGGTTATCGGCGCGGGAACGATGGGGGCGGCGATTGCCTTGCTTTTCGCCAACGCAGGCTTTGAGGTTACGCTTGTGGACAAAAGCAGGGGAGCTCTCAGAAGGGCTGAGGATAGGCACAGAGGGGAAAGCTTGGAAGAGCTTGAGGAGGCAGGGTTGAGGAAGCAGGATAATCCAGCATCTTTGATAACCTACACGACCGAGCTGAGGGTTTATGAGTGCGATTTTATTGTTGAGGCAATAGTGGAAAGGCTTCGGGATAAAATTGAGCTCTTCAGAAAAATTGAGGAGATAAACAGCCCGGCAGTTCTCGCAACAAACACCTCAAGCTTCATGCCGTCCGAGATTGCAAGACATCTCGCAAATCCAGAAAGGCTGACGCTATTCCATTTTTCCAACCCTCCCATCCTTATGCCCCTCGTCGAGGTTGGTGGGGAGATTGTTTCTGACGAAACGGTTGAGAGGGCCGTTGAGATGGCAAAGTCCATAGGCAAGGAGCCCGTGGTTTTAAGGAAGGAGTGCAGGGGGCATGTTTTGAACAGAATGCTCGCTGCTGCTGGTGTGGCGGTTGGGTACTGTCTGCTTTACAGCAGGCCGGAGGAGATTGACGCTGCACTGAGAAACCTCGGCATGAGGTACGGCTTTTTCGAAACTATCGACCTCATAGGCCTTGATGTTGCAAAGGACGTCCTTGAGAGCTTCAGGGAGTACTATGGGGATAAGTACAGGGGAATCAGAGCAATGGACTTCTTCATGGAGAAGATGGTCGAGTGGGGTAAGCTTGGAAAGAAGAGCGGTGAGGGGTTCTATAAGTGGGATGGGAGAAGGGCGAGCATCCCGGAAAGCCAATCCTGCGGATGTAACACCACTCGTTGCCGCAATTGTCAACGAGGCGTTCAGAATCGTGGAGGACGGGATTGCTGA
- a CDS encoding nucleotide pyrophosphohydrolase — MEELLDILREFRDSRGWLKYHTPKNLAVSISIEVAELLEIFQWTRSSDEEFEVLERRKGEVEEEIADVLIYLLFLCDVAEINPIEAVKRKMEKNERKYPKNRVHEF; from the coding sequence ATGGAGGAGCTTTTAGACATTCTGAGGGAGTTCAGGGATTCGAGGGGATGGCTTAAATACCACACTCCCAAGAATCTCGCCGTTTCAATCTCGATTGAGGTTGCTGAGCTTCTTGAGATTTTCCAGTGGACTCGCAGCAGCGATGAGGAGTTTGAGGTTCTGGAAAGGAGAAAGGGCGAAGTTGAGGAGGAAATTGCAGACGTGCTGATTTACCTCCTCTTTCTCTGTGACGTTGCCGAAATAAACCCGATAGAGGCGGTGAAGAGAAAGATGGAGAAGAACGAGAGGAAGTATCCGAAGAACAGAGTTCACGAGTTCTGA
- the mptA gene encoding GTP cyclohydrolase MptA produces MLPDVQLLKPEVPIGLSRVGATGIKKLVEVQREGKRPIILISTFDVFVDLPAHLKGVNLSRNFEVIDEVLETLTAKPIENIEDLVVEIADHLLKRHEYATKAEARMNSELIMRKRTPKTGQRTQEVVKIFGEATLGRDGSKVIMVGVEVTGITACPCAQELVKASSAERLAKMGFDEETIQKILDAIPVATHNQRGRATLKVQVTDSFKVPIAKLIDVAKSSMSYETYEILKREDELAVVEAAHRNTRFVEDGVRYMAMELLKTFPNAPDDILVFLRQENEESIHQHNVVAERFATFGELRNEIGSPDASGSSAD; encoded by the coding sequence ATGCTCCCGGACGTTCAGCTTTTGAAGCCCGAAGTTCCCATAGGACTCAGCAGAGTTGGTGCTACGGGCATAAAGAAGCTTGTGGAGGTTCAGAGGGAGGGAAAAAGGCCCATCATCCTTATCTCCACCTTCGACGTTTTCGTTGACCTTCCCGCTCATCTCAAAGGCGTCAATCTTAGCAGGAACTTTGAGGTTATAGACGAGGTTCTCGAAACCCTCACCGCAAAACCGATAGAGAACATCGAGGACTTGGTTGTGGAGATAGCCGACCACCTTCTCAAAAGGCACGAGTACGCAACGAAGGCGGAGGCGAGGATGAACTCAGAGCTCATAATGAGAAAGAGAACTCCCAAAACTGGGCAGAGAACTCAAGAGGTCGTGAAGATTTTCGGTGAGGCCACGCTGGGCAGGGATGGGAGCAAGGTCATAATGGTCGGTGTGGAGGTTACGGGAATCACAGCCTGCCCCTGCGCTCAGGAACTCGTGAAGGCAAGCTCCGCAGAGAGATTGGCAAAAATGGGGTTTGACGAGGAAACAATTCAGAAAATACTCGACGCCATACCTGTAGCCACCCACAACCAGCGCGGCAGGGCAACGCTGAAGGTTCAGGTCACGGACAGCTTTAAGGTTCCAATAGCCAAGCTGATTGATGTTGCAAAGTCCTCGATGAGCTACGAAACCTACGAGATTCTGAAGAGGGAGGACGAGCTTGCCGTTGTTGAGGCGGCTCACAGAAACACAAGGTTCGTGGAGGATGGTGTGAGGTACATGGCGATGGAGCTGCTGAAAACCTTTCCAAACGCTCCCGATGACATCCTCGTGTTTCTGAGACAGGAGAACGAGGAGAGCATTCATCAGCACAACGTCGTGGCGGAGAGGTTTGCCACCTTCGGGGAGTTGAGGAATGAAATTGGCTCTCCTGATGCTTCTGGCAGCAGCGCTGATTGA
- a CDS encoding phospholipase D-like domain-containing protein, protein MKLALLMLLAAALIEVYPNPYGLDDAEYVKFRCNSSCLLTDGEGWVEAGPGTHIAAKNLSYFEERFGYRADVQFSPQMALSNSGEEVCVEDAEGKDCFYYGKDIKFLDDGVIYYRTASGWDFRYEDWSNFSCLTEVVEGQLILTPSDFTLDDGWVVASYTFHAPFSPSKLFVDARTDRPCREFETDTVFLSAPSYRNFHYKFAVKGDKVVITTENWQFSKRGFVVLFENHNVSEMLQNLLRNDEKYRTSVSKTCSNWTYRNGADGRTLTFKAPITVFILPDCNPVLKFISSARERLLIIAPYIDFRWYKDDGLLEAIKGAKESGAEVKVVLNAKYAKEEAVSTLRKEGVKVELIDNLHGKAIVSDKRLLITSANMNMHGLKLNREIGVIINNPEMADAVIKEFEGGEVTPLDLLLTFAAFLASVAIFRKMKDKF, encoded by the coding sequence ATGAAATTGGCTCTCCTGATGCTTCTGGCAGCAGCGCTGATTGAGGTCTATCCAAACCCCTACGGACTGGATGATGCCGAATACGTAAAGTTCCGCTGCAACTCCAGCTGTCTGCTTACGGACGGAGAGGGCTGGGTTGAAGCCGGGCCCGGAACGCATATCGCAGCTAAGAATCTCAGCTACTTCGAGGAGAGGTTTGGCTACAGGGCAGACGTTCAATTCTCCCCACAAATGGCCCTCTCCAACAGCGGAGAGGAGGTTTGCGTTGAGGACGCGGAGGGAAAGGACTGCTTTTACTACGGCAAGGACATTAAATTCCTCGATGATGGTGTAATCTACTACAGAACCGCCTCAGGCTGGGATTTCCGCTACGAGGACTGGAGCAACTTTTCCTGCCTTACCGAGGTTGTTGAAGGTCAGCTTATCCTAACGCCGTCGGACTTCACCCTCGATGACGGGTGGGTTGTGGCTTCCTACACCTTCCACGCACCCTTCAGCCCTTCAAAGCTCTTCGTGGATGCGAGAACCGATAGACCTTGCAGGGAGTTCGAAACAGACACGGTTTTCCTCTCAGCCCCCTCATATCGAAACTTCCACTACAAGTTCGCCGTGAAGGGCGATAAGGTGGTAATCACAACCGAGAACTGGCAGTTCAGCAAGAGAGGCTTTGTAGTGCTGTTTGAAAATCACAACGTCTCGGAAATGCTCCAGAACCTTCTCAGGAACGATGAAAAGTACAGAACAAGCGTTTCAAAAACTTGCTCCAACTGGACTTACAGGAATGGTGCGGACGGTAGAACCTTGACCTTCAAAGCCCCAATCACGGTTTTTATCCTGCCCGACTGCAATCCTGTGCTAAAATTCATATCCTCCGCCAGAGAGAGGCTGCTAATAATAGCCCCCTACATCGACTTCAGGTGGTACAAGGATGACGGCCTTCTCGAGGCCATAAAGGGGGCAAAGGAGAGCGGAGCCGAGGTAAAGGTTGTTCTGAACGCAAAGTACGCTAAGGAGGAGGCTGTGAGCACTCTCAGAAAAGAAGGTGTGAAGGTTGAGCTTATCGATAATCTCCATGGAAAGGCCATCGTTTCCGACAAAAGGCTGCTGATAACTTCCGCAAACATGAACATGCACGGCCTGAAGCTGAACAGGGAGATCGGGGTTATAATTAACAACCCCGAAATGGCGGATGCAGTTATAAAAGAGTTTGAAGGCGGTGAGGTAACACCCTTAGATTTGTTGTTAACCTTCGCAGCTTTTCTCGCCTCGGTTGCTATTTTCAGAAAAATGAAGGATAAGTTTTAA
- a CDS encoding Era-like GTP-binding protein, with translation MGLMLALRKRFGFILKLFFKKDKMRIGIYGPPNAGKTTLANRILRDWTGDVIGSPSDVPHETRRAKLREGVKIEVDGKTLTIDIVDTPGLATKIDFQEFLKYGLDEEEARRRAKEATEGVIEAIKWLDDLDGVLLVMDATEDPFTQVNVTIVGNMEARNLPLLIVANKIDLPNASPARIKSAFPQHPVVPISALKGINIDSLYKAMAERFG, from the coding sequence ATGGGATTGATGCTCGCCCTAAGGAAGAGATTCGGATTCATTCTGAAGCTGTTCTTCAAGAAAGACAAGATGAGGATAGGTATTTACGGCCCTCCAAATGCTGGCAAAACCACGCTTGCAAACAGGATTCTGAGGGACTGGACGGGAGATGTCATCGGCTCGCCGAGCGATGTACCGCACGAGACAAGAAGGGCCAAGCTCAGGGAGGGTGTTAAGATAGAGGTTGACGGAAAGACGCTAACCATCGACATTGTCGACACGCCCGGACTTGCGACGAAGATAGACTTTCAGGAGTTCCTGAAATACGGACTGGATGAGGAGGAGGCGAGGAGAAGAGCGAAAGAGGCTACTGAGGGTGTTATTGAGGCCATAAAGTGGCTCGACGACCTCGATGGCGTGCTTCTCGTGATGGACGCGACAGAGGACCCCTTCACTCAGGTGAATGTGACCATAGTGGGCAACATGGAGGCCAGAAACCTACCGCTGCTCATAGTGGCGAACAAAATAGATTTGCCAAACGCCTCACCGGCGAGGATAAAGTCGGCCTTCCCGCAGCACCCCGTCGTGCCGATTTCGGCTTTGAAGGGCATCAATATAGACTCGTTGTATAAAGCAATGGCCGAGAGGTTCGGGTGA
- a CDS encoding DUF2073 domain-containing protein, with translation MEGVQMHLISKEMLEKMPSMEKLRMILDNVKEGKIVVLETGLTPEEEAKLIEMTMLEIDHENFIGIEVESYPVRERGVFSKLFGKPKGRLTVIGPANRLKTLEKQADVIKALVQV, from the coding sequence ATGGAAGGAGTTCAGATGCACTTGATATCGAAAGAAATGCTTGAAAAGATGCCCTCAATGGAGAAGCTGAGGATGATTCTGGACAATGTCAAGGAGGGAAAAATTGTTGTTCTCGAAACGGGCCTGACTCCAGAGGAGGAGGCCAAGCTGATAGAGATGACGATGCTTGAAATAGACCACGAGAACTTCATAGGCATTGAGGTTGAGTCGTATCCGGTAAGGGAGAGAGGCGTATTTTCGAAGCTATTTGGCAAGCCGAAAGGGAGGCTGACGGTTATAGGTCCTGCGAACAGGCTGAAAACACTCGAAAAGCAGGCTGACGTGATTAAGGCCCTCGTTCAGGTTTAG